Proteins encoded in a region of the Zea mays cultivar B73 chromosome 4, Zm-B73-REFERENCE-NAM-5.0, whole genome shotgun sequence genome:
- the LOC118476892 gene encoding uncharacterized protein, which translates to MLRSAVKNQRYRLKQKYFNGVPANEISTTSPVSYMTDEQWRALVAKWSDPKNMEISAKNKQNRSQVKFHQATGSRCYVAHLHAYKQKRNREEPSLDQTEELDAVDAFKTCHTSSKRGLSEPAREALSHMEALRAEPVAEGEMPASSVHLVSKVLSQSSSHQFLKSVGIKTSATSKASSSNHSELREQLAAEATAAVQGELDQLRKKCEEAEEQQARTQRELEEYKKITEKNSKEMEETNVLIKKLLSLHGNSSST; encoded by the exons ATGCTACGCTCTGCGGTAAAAAACCAGCGTTATCGGCTCAAGCAGAAATACTTCAATGGTGTACCTGCAAATGAGATTAGCACAACTTCTCCTGTATCTTACATGACTGATGAACAGTGGAGGGCATTAGTTGCAAAGTGGTCTGATCCAAAGAACATG GAAATAAGTGCAAAGAACAAGCAGAACCGCAGTCAAGTCAAGTTTCATCAGGCTACGGGTTCTCGCTGCTATGTGGCACACTTACATGCATAT AAGCAGAAGAGAAACCGAGAAGAACCCAGCTTAGACCAGACTGAAGAACTAGATGCGGTGGACGCCTTCAAGACCTGTCATACCAGCTCCAAACGTGGCCTGAGTGAACCGGCAAGAGAAGCACTT tctcatatggaggctttgagggctgaacctgttgctgaaggtgagATGCCAGCATCCAGTGTGCACCTTGTGTCGAAGGTGCTGTCCCAGAGCAGCTCACACCAATTCCTGAAAAGCGTCGGCATCAAAACATCGGCAACCTCCAAGGCTTCATCATCAAATCATAGTGAGCTTCGGGAACAACTTGCAGCTGAAGCGACGGCTGCTGTTCAAGGTGAACTCGACCAGCTCAGGAAGAAATGTGAAGAAGCTGAGGAACAGCAGGCGAGGACACAAAGGGAGTTGGAGGAGTACAAGAAGATAACAGAGAAGAacagcaaggagatggaggagaccaatgtgctcatcaagaagctcttgtccttgcatggtaactcttcttcgaCATGA
- the LOC118477055 gene encoding uncharacterized protein: MQDLGLNKYTSVLNNSVSPSASTKGKHAANKINTSSDSDSYVSFYLLDDDDQGDTDDDSEYYEQPKPLAMKYPRRGRNTTLASKKKIDPNMAPGIRFSKRVRAGAQPEEQSSKRFHSTEIDGHNVQEPTDGNDHIPNSPTTPGLADHFSRAAEEAMASACITDSMVHLYTA, encoded by the exons ATGCAAGATTTGGGTCTGAACAAATATACTTCTGTTCTAAATAATTCTGTCTCACCATCTGCATCAACAAAGGGGAAACATGCAGCAAACAAGATAAATACTAGTTCAGATTCGGATTCATATGTCTCTTTCTATCTCCTtgacgatgatgatcaaggagatacTGATGATGACAGTGAATATTATGAGCAGCCAAAACCCCTGGCAATGAAG TATCCTAGAAGAGGTAGAAACACAACCCTTgcttcaaagaagaagatagacccCAACATGGCTCCAGGCATTAGGTTCAGCAAGAGAGTGAGGGCAGGTGCACAACCAGAGGAGCAATCTTCAAAAAGGTTTCACTCTACAGAGATAGATGGCCACAATGTACAGGAACCAACAGATGGAAATGATCACATACCAAACAGCCctactacacctggacttgctgatcatttcagcagagctgcagaggaagccatggcatctgct tgcattactgATTCTATGGTTCACTTGTATACTGCTTAA